CTTCTGATACGGAAGAAGTTGAATTGTTAGAGGAAGCACTTATTGATATTTTTAATAGCGATTCTGAAACATTTAATGATTTAGAGGCTACTCAGGAAAGCCTAGAAGAAGCTTATGTAGAAAAACTCGAATCTGAAGAAATAGCTCTTCTTTCCAGGACGAAAAAGTTGATTTTTGGTTCAAATAAAGTATACGCGGCTAAAAAGAAAAAGGGTAAAATAAGAGTTGGTGTTAATCTTGCTGGAGCCGTATTTAATGTAGCGATTAGTGGGGTTGTTGGTGGCGGTGTTAGTGCACTTAAAAGTTATATTAAAAAGAAAGGCAAGAAAGTAGTCGCAAAAAATTTATCTAGGGTAGCCACTGCTCAAGCGAAAAAATTAAAAATAAAATCAGTTAGAGGAGTAGCTATAGTAACAGTAATTTCTAGCGCTATTTATGTGGCCTTAGATTATTTAAATGTTGGTGTAGCCCTAGCTAGGGTTATAGATTCCAAAGATTGGTATAGAAATAATGGGTGGATTGATATAACAAAGTGAGGTTAATTTAAAATGAAGTATTTAAGATACATTATTTATCTAATTATTTTAATTTCAATTGCGTATTATACGAGTATGTACATTACTGATAAGGAGAAATTATACACCTATGTTATTACTTTTCTTATCATTACCCCTATTGTTTTTTTAATTCTTTATTTGGAATTTATAAAAATCCCCCCAAAAAAAACAAAGAATGAATGATTATCTTAAACGGGTTCAGGATAGCTGACTTTAAGCGAATTTGAATCCGTTTTTTCTTTCTCTTAGATTTAAGGAACGCAAAAACGCTCACAACTTTCCGTCTTTTTAGATTATCTTGAAGGTAAAGCATAAGATGTTTATAAAGTGAAATCCAGTAAGCTGTTGGGCGGTTTTTACAAGAGCAAGTAACAACTAAAATAGCTGGAAGAATAGTTCGTCAACCTCCGTAGTAAAAGAAACATATTCAATCTCATCTAAGATAACGAGGTCAACATTTTTGAACTTGCTTTGGAAGGATGCCAGTCTATCCTCTTTCCAAGCTTTCTCCAGGCTTTCCACCAAATTAGATACCCGATAAAACCTGACCTCTAATCCCGTCTTGCATGCCTCAAAACCTACGGATGTCGCTAAATGTGTTTTTCCCGTTCCAGGTGACCCCGTTAGAATCAAGTTTTCTTTTGCCTGAATGAAACGTAACCTTTTATTACAAGAATGCTTTCCTATAGTAGAACAAAGGCGCAAGCGCCCGTTTAGCAACGTAGCGAATGGAACGAATCAACTAAAGATTTAGGAATCATGCCCCTGCAACCAGGGGTATGCCGACGTCGGGCGGCAAGCCCGTTTTTAGTCGGCCTTCCTCTTAGCGACAAACCGATGATGACTTATCGTAGGGCGATTTCGTGAAGTCGCCTAGTTGCTGGGCGCTGAAGCCGGACGTGGCTATTCAGTTATTCCCTTACCCCAAAGCAACAAACTTTATACTTTCTTATCTTTGAACAAGGAGCAAGCGCCCGTTTAGCAACGTAGCGAAGAACGAATCAACTAAAGAAAAAGGAATCATACCACTAAAACTTGGGTATGCCGACGTCTGGGCGGCAAGCCCTTTTCTCCTCTTAGCGACGAACCGATGATGCCTTATCGTAGGGCGCATTTCTAAAGTTGCCTAGTTGCTGGGCTCATGCGCCGGACGTGGCTATTCAGTTATTTCGTTATCCCCAAGCACCCCATTTTATAGGTTCCTTTACAATATAAAAAACCTCCCGATTCGCTATCATACGAACGGGGAGGTCGTTATCTATTCCTTATTTATTCAAGTTGTAAAATGCTGTTTTTCCAGCGTATTCACCCATGCCAGCTAATTCATCTTCAATACGTAGTAATTGATTATATTTAGCTACACGGTCGGTACGAGATGGTGCACCTGTTTTAATTTGGCCAGCATTTGTTGCTACAGCAATGTCAGCAATAGTAGCATCTTCTGTTTCACCAGAGCGGTGAGAAATAACAGCTGTGTAACCAGCGCGTTTTGCCATTTCGATAGCTTCAAATGTTTCTGTTAAAGTACCAATTTGGTTTACTTTAATAAGGATAGAGTTACCGATTCCTTGCTCAATACCTCTGGATAATTTTTCAGTATTTGTTACGAACAAGTCATCTCCAACTAATTGAACTTTTTTACCGAGACGATCTGTTAGAAGCTTGAAGCCGTCCCAGTCGTTTTCGTCTAATCCATCCTCGATAGAGACGATAGGGTATTTACTGATCATATCTTCGTACCAGTCAACCATTTCTTCAGATGTACGAACAACACCTTCACCTTTCAGGTTGTACTTACCATCTTCATAAATTTCAGAAGCGGCTACGTCCATTGCTAGTTTTACTTCTTCACCAGGCTTATAGCCGGCTGCTTCGATCGCTTCAACAATCGTTTGCAATGCTTCTTCGTTAGAAGCGAGGTTTGGAGCAAAACCACCTTCGTCACCTACAGCTGTGTTATAACCTTTTGATTTTAATACGTTTTTCAAGGAATGGAAGATTTCAGCACCTGTACGAAGTGCTTCTTGGAACGTTTCAGCTCCAACTGGCATAATCATAAATTCTTGAATGTCAACGTTGTTGTCTGCGTGCTCGCCACCATTTAAAATGTTCATCATTGGTGTTGGTAACGTTTTTGCGTTGAAACCGCCAAGGTAGTTATAAAGCGGAACTTCTAAATAACTTGCAGCAGCGTGAGCAACAGCCATCGATACACCTAGGATAGCATTAGCGCCTAATTTTCCTTTATTGTCTGTTCCATCTAGTTCAATCATTAACGCATCGATGATGTTTTGACGTGTTACATCAATTCCTAATAGTTCAGGTGCAATCACTTCGTTCACATTTTGAACTGCTTTCAAAACACCTTTACCTAGGTAGCGGCTTTTGTCGCCGTCACGTAATTCTACTGCTTCATATTCTCCAGTGGAAGCACCACTTGGAACTAATGCAGAACCAAAAGCACCTGATTCTGTGAATACTTCTACTTCAACGGTTGGGTTACCGCGAGAGTCTAATACTTCACGAGCGTAAACATCTGTAATATATGGCATTCAAATCGTCTCCTTTTTTCAAAACGTTGAGTTATTTTTTTATTAATGACTGGCCTGTCATTTCTTTTGGTTGTTCAATATCTAAGAGATCAAGCAACGTTGGGGCTAAATCTGCTAAAATGCCGCCATCACGTAAACTAATATCATCTTTTGTTACAATAACAGGAACTGGATTCGTTGTGTGAGCTGTCATTGGGTTTCCTTCTAAAGTTATGACCTCATCTGAATTACCATGGTCTGCAGTAATAATCGCATGACCACCAAGTTCGATAATTTTATCGACGATTTTTCCTAAGCATTCATCCACTGCTTCGATTGCCTTTATCGTTGGCTCCAATTTACCAGAATGTCCAACCATATCTGGGTTGGCGAAATTCAGGATAATCGCGTTACGATCCCCAGTTTCGAGTTCATTTAGCAACGCGTCCGTCACTTCATAAGCACTCATCTCTGGTTTTAAGTCGTACGTCGCTACCTTTGGTGAATCAATTAGGATTCGTTTTTCACCTGGAAATTCTGCTTCACGCCCACCACTCATAAAATACGTTACGTGAGGGTATTTCTCTGTTTCAGCAATTCTTAGCTGTTTCATATCATGCTGTGCTAAAACTTCTCCAACCGTATTATCTAAATTAACCGGCTCATAAGCAACATAGCCGTTTACCGTTTCGCTAAAGTTAGTTAGCATAACAAAATCTAAGTTTTTTGGAACTTTGTCTCCACGGTCAAAATCATGAAAATCTTCATTGGCAAAAGTACGTGAGATTTGAATGGCACGATCTGGGCGGAAGTTGTAAAAAATAATCGAATCTCCATCTTCTACAGTTCCAACTGGGTCGCCAGCTTCATTCGTAATAACGGATGGGATAACGAACTCATCATAGATTTCGCTAGCATAGGATTCGTCAATAACGGCAAACGGATCGGTATATTTTGGTCCTTTTCCGTATACCATGGCGTCATATGCTTTTTTCACGCGATCCCAACGCTTGTCTCGATCCATGGAATAGTAACGTCCGGATATGGTTGCAATTTGACCAACTCCGTACTCCGCTATCTTATCCTGTGTTTGTTGGATATAGGTTTTAGCTGTTTGTGGACCAACATCTCGTCCGTCTAGAAACGCATGAATGTACACTTTTTCTAAGCCTTGTTCTTTCGCAAGCTTCAATAGCGCAAATAAGTGATTGATGTGACTGTGTACACCACCATCTGAAAGCAAGCCAAAAATGTGTAGAGCTTTATCATTATTTTTTGCATGTTGCATCGATTTTATAAACGCTTCTTTTTCAAAGAATTCGCCTTTTTTAATCGATAAGTTAACACGTGTTAGGCTTTGATACACAATTCTACCAGCGCCAATATTCAAGTGGCCGACTTCAGAATTACCCATTTGTCCTTCTGGCAAGCCAACAGCTTCACCACAGGCTGTTAGCTGGCTATGAGCATACTGATTCCAATAGCGGTCAAAATTCGGTTTGTTGGCCTGTTTCACTGCATTACCTTTGACTTCATCACGAATCGCAAAGCCATCTAAGATGATTAATGCCGCTAATTTATTTTGTTTCATTTTGCACCTGCCTCCACTAATTGCAAGAATGAATCTGGTTCAAGGCTAGCTCCACCAACTAATGCACCATCAATATCGGATTGAGCCAATAGTTCTTCTACGTTTGCAGGCTTGACACTGCCACCGTACTGAATAATAACCTTGTCTGCTGTTTCTTTAGATGTAAGTTTTGCAATAACCTCACGGATATGCGTACAAACTTCATTTGCTTGTTCACTAGTCGCTGTTTTTCCAGTACCAATTGCCCAAATAGGCTCATAGGCAACAATGGTATTGGCAACTTGCTCTTCGCTTAACCCTTCTAGAGCTTTTGTAACTTGCATTTCCACATGATCCATTGTTTCATTTGCTTCACGCTGTTCTAGCGTTTCGCCAACACAGACAATAGGTGTTAGTTGGTGCTTAAATGCAGCATGCACTTTCTTATTCACTGTTTCATCTGTTTCATTATAATATTCTCTACGCTCAGAATGCCCTAATACCACATAGGTAACACCTAAATCTGCAAGCATTTCCGGGCTTACTTCGCCTGTATATGCACCACTTTCTTCATAATGCATTGTTTGGGCAGCGACTTTCAATTTCGTATCTTTTGTCTTTTCCACAAGCTGAGCTAAGAAAGGAAATGGGGCACAAACGATCGCCTCTACCTTTTCTGACTGAGGTAGCTTTGATTTCACCTCATCGACAAACTGATTCGCATCGTTTGCTAGCTTGTTCATTTTCCAGTTTCCAGCAATTACTTTTTTGCGCATCGTCTCACCTCATACCATTTTATTTATCTGTTAATGCAGCAACACCTGGAAGAACTTTACCTTCCATAAATTCTAAAGATGCTCCTCCACCAGTAGATACATGATCCATTTTATCACTTAGACCAAATTTTTCCACAGCAGCTGCAGAATCTCCACCGCCAATTACGGTATATCCTTCTGTTTTTGCTAATGCATCAGCAACTGCTTTTGTTCCATTAGCAAAAGCATCCATTTCAAAAACTCCCATTGGACCATTCCAAATAATTAATTTAGAGTTAGCAACAATTTCTGCATATTTCTCAGCTGTTTTAGGACCGATATCCAACGCTTCCCAGTCAGCTGGAATTTGATCGATATCTACTTCTTTTTTATCGGCATCTTCAGCAAATTTGTCCGCTACAACAGCGTCAATTGGAAGCACAAATTCGACACCTTTATCTTTTGCTTTTTGCATAAACTGTTTGGCAAGGTCAATTTTGTCTTCTTCTAATAATGAATTACCAACTTCATAGCCTTGTGCTTTAATAAAAGTATAGGCTAAGCCACCACCAATAATAAGGTGGTCTACTTTTTCAAGTAAATTATCGATAACATCAATTTTATCTTTTACTTTCGCCCCACCAATAATAGCTGTAAATGGACGTTTAGGATTTTCTAATGCTTGACCTAAAACAGATAGTTCCTTTTCCATTAAAAATCCAGCAGCGGCAGGAAGCTTTTCTGCTACACCAGTTGTTGAAGCATGAGCTCGGTGAGCTGCACCGAATGCATCATTCACATAAACATCCGCCAGATCAGCAAATGCTTGTGACAATGCTTCATCATTCTTTTCTTCACCAGCTTCAAAGCGGACGTTTTCGATTAAAACGATATCGCCTTCGCCTACCTTGGCAATTGCTTCATGGACTTCTTGACCATATACTGCATCTGTTTTTACGACTTCTTTACCGATTAAATCACTTAATCGTTTTGCTACAGGATCTAGGCGTAACTCTTCTACAACTTTTCCTTTAGGACGACCAAGATGACTTGCTAAAATGATGATCGCACCTTGATTAGATAAATATTCAATGGTAGGTAAGGCAGCTCTGATTCTTGTATCATCTGTTACCTCACCATCTTTCATCGGTACGTTAAAATCGACGCGGCAAAAAACTTTTTTTCCTTTAACATCAAGATCTTTTACTGACAGTTTATTCATGTTCTTCTGCCTCCTATATTCAGGATATGTAATTATCCCAACATAACGAATGATAGCTACCAAGAAATGAAACATTCTAAAGAGGTCGTTCTTGCTTGTTGCTTCACTCTTAGATTAGCAAAGAAATTTCTTTCATGCCAATTCATAAGATAAAGGGACATTGCTTGTTCTTTTGACTATAAAGCAGAACTGGTTAGAAAATCTCTAGATAAGTTCTAACTCTCCTAGCCCTAGCATACATTATACTAGATCCCCTTTCTCCGATCAGCAGCTTATGAAATGCATTAAACTCCTTAAAAACAAGGAAAAAGGAGGAGGATTATTCATGCTCCTCCCCCGCTATTTTTTCTTATAGTCCTTTGTTGTTCATTAGTACTGCTAAATCAACACAGCGAGCAGAATAACCCATTTCATTATCGTACCAAGAAATAACTTTTACTAGGTTATCTTCTAAAACAATTGTAGATAAGCCATCTACAATAGAAGAGTGCTGGTTACCTAAAATATCTGAAGATACAAGTGGTGCTTCACTGTATTCAAGAATTCCTTTTAATTCACCTTCAGCAGCTTCTTTTAATGCAGCATTGATTTCTTCTGCTGTTACATTTTTCTCTAATTCAGCAACAAGGTCTACTAAAGAACCGTCTGGAGTAGGAACACGTACTGCGCCACCATTTAACTTACCATTTAATTCTGGTAAAACTTTTCCTACTGCTTTAGCAGCACCAGTTGTTGTCGGGATAATGTTTTGTGCTGCTGCACGAGCACGACGATAATCTTTATGTGGCAAATCAAGGATTTGCTGATCATTTGTATAAGAGTGAATTGTAGTCATTAGACCGCGTTTAATACCAAAGTTATCATGTAAAACCTTAGCATATGGCGCTAAACAGTTTGTTGTACAAGAAGCATTAGATACAACATGATGTTTTGCTGGATCATATTCTTTATCGTTAACACCCATTACTACTGTTAAGTCTTCATTTTTACCAGGTGCAGAAATAATTACCTTTTTCGCACCAGCGTCAATATGCTTTTGTGCATCTTCTCTATTTGTAAAACGTCCCGTAGATTCCATTACAATTTCTACACCAAGTTTGTCCCAGCCTAATTGAGCAGGGTCTCTTTCAGACATTACTTTGATTTCTTTTCCACCAACAACAATATTTGAACCATTTACAGAAACCTCTTCTTCCAAAATACCATGGATAGAGTCATACTTTAGTAAATGAGCTAGCATATTAGCATCGGTTAAGTCATTGATTGCAACTACTTCTACATCATCATTTTGTAGAGCAAGGCGAAATACAAGACGTCCTATTCTACCAAAACCATTAATTCCTACTTTTACTGCCATTATAATTCCTCCTAAAAATGAATTAATAATTTATATTTAAAGGGAGGATGCTCCCCTTAAAATCTCTTCTGCGGCTGCTTCATCGGTGATTAGCAGCTCTGTTTTTGCTCGCTTAAAATACGAAGCAATTGCTTGCGCTTTAGAGCGCCCACCTGCAATGGTAATAACATAAGGGATTTGCTTTAAATCTTCCAGCTGTATTCCAACTGTACGCACCTTATGTACAACATTACCCTTTTTGTCGAAATAATAACCAAAAGCTTCACTTACCGCCTGATGCTCGCGCAATTTTTCCACAATATCCTCTGGTGTTTTTCTCCGATACGCCATTGTGAGCGCATCGCCAATTCCATGCATCACAACCGTTGCCGTTTTTATCTGCGATAATGTTTCATTCACGCTTGGCTCCTGGATGATCATTTGATAAGCTGATTCGCTTAATGGATCAGGAACATACAGCAAGCGATAATCGCCATGTGCTTTGCGAGCCATTTCAGCCGCAATCGTATTAGCCTGGTTTTCTACCTTTTCACCAATACCGCCTCGTGCCGGGACAAAAAGCGTATTATTGCTCTGTTCAAATGGCGTCATCATAGCTGCTATTGCAGCCATTGTGGTTCCACCAGTTACAGCAATCGTTGGTTGTTCACCAATCATGGTTTTTAAGCTTGCCACACAAGCCTTCCCCATTTCCTGTTTAACCCATTCATGCTCATCGCTATTTCCAGGGACAACGATAACGTTACGGATAGATAACGCATCCTTTAGTTTGTTTTCCAACGCACGCAAGTCCATTATCTCACTCATAAATGCACCTAACTGTTCTAGGATTAATTTACCCTCTTTTGTAATAAACATACCTTTCGCAGTTATTTGAATTAAATCTTGTGACTGCAAAAGTTCGATTTCTCCTCGTACAGTTCGTTCGGTCACATTTGTGTTTTCAGCTAGTCCCCTTCGACCTATTGGCTCTAACAGATCAATGGTGCGCAGCATCGCATAGCGCCGTTGCATTACTTCCAGCATATCAGGTAGTAATCTTTTTTGTAGTTGAATTAAATTTCTCATTCTAAGGACTCCTTCACCTGGACCTTTGAAGTCCCGGGTGGATATATTACGTCCCGGAAGCTGCAAAAAAAATTTTTCCTTGCTTTATGTTATCTCGCTTACATGTATATTATACCAAATATATATAATTACACAACCAATATAATGTTAACATTATGTGAAGCGGATTGAAAACAGATTAGATTTAGCTATGCCGCGTTAATATGTATAAAATAAAACTGCTGCCAATAGTACTTTTATGCCCAATATTATTATGGATCCATAGGAAGATCATAAGTTTATGCTTTTGTAAGTCTTTCCTTTATTAATGTTTGCAGCATTGTTGTTGTTTGGCAAGTCTACTTTCTCACAGTTTTGAATGTCTCCATTAAGATATGTCATCTGCTGAAATCAGCCCCAATTTCTAACATTTTCGAAAAATAGATACCTAACCTTATCACTTTTTTGAAAAACAATGAAGTTAGTTAGCGGCATTTATCAAATTATTCCTTCATAACTGTTTGTTATTACAAGGGCAAAAACGTTTTAAGTGCCATTTTCAGTGCTAGAAAGATTGCTTACCTTTTGTGAAGCTAACCATGCATTCTTAGAAATTGCTCTAAGACAGCGCTTTACACTTATAACGTTCTAGTTACTACTTCACAACTTTCTCTTCTGACTTCACGTCCTCAAAAGCAGGCCAGCCCCCCCTGCTTTTACTTGCGCGCATATTGCTCCAGAAATTTTTTCAATGATTCCCAACTTAGCTGAGAGGCGTCTAGTATTTCGCCATTAACTTGAATGCAGGGGATTATTAATTGATATTGTTCCAACCATTGGTCATTGGTGTATATATCCCGTTCTTCCACTTGTAATCCGTATTCATCTTGAAACATTTCCAGCATCCATTTTGCCTCATCACATAGGGGACAGGCAGTTTTCGTATAAAAATATACCGTTATCAAACTATCGCTCCTTTCTTTTTGTTGATGATGGTATTTGCATTTGTTCTCTGTATTTCATGACCGTACGCCTTGCAATTGTAATATCATAATGATCCGCTAATAATCTCCGTATTTTTTCATCAGAAAAAGGCTTACGCTTATCTTCACTATCTATAAGGTCAACGATAAATTTTTTAACAGCAGATGCAGCAGCCTTTGTACCATTTGTTTGTTTAATTCCAGTTTGTAAAAAGAAATTTAATGGTAAAATTCCAGTTGGAGTTTGTACGTACTTTTGAGCGATAGCGCGGCTTATCGTTGACACATGGAGTTCCAATTCGTCTGCAATATCTTTTAATGTTAATGATTGCAGCATATGAGCTCCATGTTCAAAAAACAGGGATTGCTTTTCAATGATGCATTGTATAACACGTTCTAACGTGTTACTCCGATAGGCAATTGCTTTTTTCACCATTTCTACCTGTGTCTGTTTTTCCTTAATGTATTTCTCCGTTTCCTTGCCGATCCCCTTCATATGATAATAATCATCGTTAATTGTTAGCTTAGGCGCACTCCAAGAATAAAATGATAAATGCCATTTTCCGTTCTCTTTATAAATAGAAGCTTCGGGAATAATATAATGGTCTATTTTCGTATCTAGCAAATGTCCCGGTTTTGGGTGACATGTTTTAATTTGGTCAAACAATTCTTTCACATATGCAGGACTTTTTTCGTAATGGGTCGCTACTGCCTCAACATCTTCTTCAGCTACCCATTCTAAATGATTGTTCAATAAATCGTTTACAAACGGAACTTCTTCAGACGGAATATTTAATTGTAAAACGATACATTCACTTAAGGTCCTTGCTCCTATACCAGCTGGTTCCAAAGATTGGATGAACTTTAATGCTTGCTCCACCTTCTCCACAGTAGTCTGACACTGCTCAGCCCATAGTAGCAGATCAATATCTAGGTAACCGCTTTCATTGATGGAATCAATACCAAATAAAACAATCGGTCTCATTCCCTCTGGTATGTTCAACGTATATAACTGCTTCTTTAAATGATCATACATGCTTAACTCGTTTGCATTTATTTCTCCTGGAGCTATTGTATTATCCGTAGAAGATCGATACGGAATATTCGCATCATCATAGTTTATCTCTTCAATGAGCGGGTTTTCTTTTTCTAGTTCTTTTAAATAATCGACTAGCTCAGTACTGGAAAATTGCAATATTTGAATAGACTGCATCAAGGATTGATTCATTTTCCATTGTAACACTTGCTCATTAACAAGCTGTAACTTCATGACTATCCCCTACTTTCTTCCCTTTCTTTTATTTTGCCATAAAAACGAATTTCCTTCTAGAGAATGTTATTCAAAAAGACTTGCTATAAAGTAGATCTTCAACCAGAATAGGGGTTCTTTCATCCCCCACTGATGGTTAGTACAGTAATGGTATGACTAAAGGTCTCTTATGAAAAAGGGCATTTAGGTCTATTATCTCACAATTAGACTTGTTAAAGTACAGATATTCTACTCTCGAAGCAGATGTCATACTGCACCTGATATGCAGGATAAAAAGAAAATAATGTAAGTCAGCAAATTCTTATATCATCTTGCATTCTTCACCTTCCATATCATTAGCGTGTTGTTCTATATCCGTATATGCTATAATCGGCATACATATAAGGAGGTACAAGCATGATAGAGGTATACACAGACGGGGCATCTAATGGAGACCCCGGACCTAGCGGAGCCGGTATTTATATCAAGCAAGGACATAACCAGTACAATTATACCTTCTTTTTAGGTAATCTTTCTAACCATGAAGCTGAATTTCATGCTGTTATCCAAGCTTTAATTATCTGTAAAGAAAAATTCCCAAATGAAATCTTATCATTTCGCGCCGATTCCAAAATCGTTGTTGAAACAATTGAGAAGAATTATACAAAAAACAAAGCGTTTATCCCGTTGTTACAAACAATCCATGAGCATTCTTCTCACTTTCCTCACTTTTTTATTAAATGGATTCCTGAAAAACAAAATATGCACGCAGATAAATTAGCTCGACAAGCGATTCGAAACCACCATTCAAAAATTAGATAAAGTGCCATATTCAAGCACGACTTTTTCTATACTTATAAGAACAAGAATAAAGACTGGCATCTGTGACATATTGCTGACGCAGCTTTCATCCTTTTGACTAGAAAAAGCTGCTGTTTGATTGGATATATCCGCATATTAATCACGGGTAGTGCTAAGGAGTGTTTACTTTGGGCCCTGATGAAATATCCGCTTTAGTTCATAGTATAAAAATAAAAACAGAAAAGCATAAATTTATCATTGAATCTATGTCTCCTGCCTTGAAACTTATAGGCAGCGGTCGAAGTGCAGTAGTATGTAAAATGGAAGAAACAGATAAAGTGCTTAAAGTATTTCCTACAGGTTATGAACATATCGCACGAGAAGAAGCTTCTGTTTATCAACAGCTAAAGGGATGTTCTTTGTTTCCAAAAATGTATGCATTTGGCACTAATTATCTTGTGCTTGATTACATTCCTGGTGTCACTTTATATGATTGCTTAATGAAAGGGATACCGTTCACGAAGAAGCATATTCAAGAAGCGGATCAAGCATTTGCCTACGCAAAGCAGCAAGGACTAAATCCCGCTGATGTTCACTTAAGAAATATTATTCTTACACCAACAGGAATGGTCAAAGTTATCGATGTTGCCAGATTTAGGCAAACGAAGCACGACCAGCAGTGGGAGGATATTAAACGTATTCTTGATTCTGTATATTTTAAAAAATATACTCCTAAAAAAATACCGCGTTTTATTTTGGAGGGCATTGCAGCATTATATAAGAGCAGACTTACACAACGATGGCTCGATCGTTGGCACCATCGAACAAATTAAGCAGATTGTTAGGTGAATAATTCACTACTTAGCTGACAGTTAAATGCTTACGTAGGGGCCTCTTGGGAAGAGAGCTCTTGCTCGCTTTTTTCTTTATAAAGCCATTCAAGATAGTTGGAGAAATTTATTACTAAAATGTAAGATTATGTTATCTTAAAGAAATAGGGGGGAAATGAGGGCTAGAAAATTAGGAGAATTA
This genomic interval from Virgibacillus pantothenticus contains the following:
- a CDS encoding phosphoglycerate kinase, which codes for MNKLSVKDLDVKGKKVFCRVDFNVPMKDGEVTDDTRIRAALPTIEYLSNQGAIIILASHLGRPKGKVVEELRLDPVAKRLSDLIGKEVVKTDAVYGQEVHEAIAKVGEGDIVLIENVRFEAGEEKNDEALSQAFADLADVYVNDAFGAAHRAHASTTGVAEKLPAAAGFLMEKELSVLGQALENPKRPFTAIIGGAKVKDKIDVIDNLLEKVDHLIIGGGLAYTFIKAQGYEVGNSLLEEDKIDLAKQFMQKAKDKGVEFVLPIDAVVADKFAEDADKKEVDIDQIPADWEALDIGPKTAEKYAEIVANSKLIIWNGPMGVFEMDAFANGTKAVADALAKTEGYTVIGGGDSAAAVEKFGLSDKMDHVSTGGGASLEFMEGKVLPGVAALTDK
- a CDS encoding ATP-binding protein; this translates as MLNGRLRLCSTIGKHSCNKRLRFIQAKENLILTGSPGTGKTHLATSVGFEACKTGLEVRFYRVSNLVESLEKAWKEDRLASFQSKFKNVDLVILDEIEYVSFTTEVDELFFQLF
- the tpiA gene encoding triose-phosphate isomerase, which gives rise to MRKKVIAGNWKMNKLANDANQFVDEVKSKLPQSEKVEAIVCAPFPFLAQLVEKTKDTKLKVAAQTMHYEESGAYTGEVSPEMLADLGVTYVVLGHSERREYYNETDETVNKKVHAAFKHQLTPIVCVGETLEQREANETMDHVEMQVTKALEGLSEEQVANTIVAYEPIWAIGTGKTATSEQANEVCTHIREVIAKLTSKETADKVIIQYGGSVKPANVEELLAQSDIDGALVGGASLEPDSFLQLVEAGAK
- the gap gene encoding type I glyceraldehyde-3-phosphate dehydrogenase, whose amino-acid sequence is MAVKVGINGFGRIGRLVFRLALQNDDVEVVAINDLTDANMLAHLLKYDSIHGILEEEVSVNGSNIVVGGKEIKVMSERDPAQLGWDKLGVEIVMESTGRFTNREDAQKHIDAGAKKVIISAPGKNEDLTVVMGVNDKEYDPAKHHVVSNASCTTNCLAPYAKVLHDNFGIKRGLMTTIHSYTNDQQILDLPHKDYRRARAAAQNIIPTTTGAAKAVGKVLPELNGKLNGGAVRVPTPDGSLVDLVAELEKNVTAEEINAALKEAAEGELKGILEYSEAPLVSSDILGNQHSSIVDGLSTIVLEDNLVKVISWYDNEMGYSARCVDLAVLMNNKGL
- the gpmI gene encoding 2,3-bisphosphoglycerate-independent phosphoglycerate mutase, yielding MKQNKLAALIILDGFAIRDEVKGNAVKQANKPNFDRYWNQYAHSQLTACGEAVGLPEGQMGNSEVGHLNIGAGRIVYQSLTRVNLSIKKGEFFEKEAFIKSMQHAKNNDKALHIFGLLSDGGVHSHINHLFALLKLAKEQGLEKVYIHAFLDGRDVGPQTAKTYIQQTQDKIAEYGVGQIATISGRYYSMDRDKRWDRVKKAYDAMVYGKGPKYTDPFAVIDESYASEIYDEFVIPSVITNEAGDPVGTVEDGDSIIFYNFRPDRAIQISRTFANEDFHDFDRGDKVPKNLDFVMLTNFSETVNGYVAYEPVNLDNTVGEVLAQHDMKQLRIAETEKYPHVTYFMSGGREAEFPGEKRILIDSPKVATYDLKPEMSAYEVTDALLNELETGDRNAIILNFANPDMVGHSGKLEPTIKAIEAVDECLGKIVDKIIELGGHAIITADHGNSDEVITLEGNPMTAHTTNPVPVIVTKDDISLRDGGILADLAPTLLDLLDIEQPKEMTGQSLIKK
- the eno gene encoding phosphopyruvate hydratase produces the protein MPYITDVYAREVLDSRGNPTVEVEVFTESGAFGSALVPSGASTGEYEAVELRDGDKSRYLGKGVLKAVQNVNEVIAPELLGIDVTRQNIIDALMIELDGTDNKGKLGANAILGVSMAVAHAAASYLEVPLYNYLGGFNAKTLPTPMMNILNGGEHADNNVDIQEFMIMPVGAETFQEALRTGAEIFHSLKNVLKSKGYNTAVGDEGGFAPNLASNEEALQTIVEAIEAAGYKPGEEVKLAMDVAASEIYEDGKYNLKGEGVVRTSEEMVDWYEDMISKYPIVSIEDGLDENDWDGFKLLTDRLGKKVQLVGDDLFVTNTEKLSRGIEQGIGNSILIKVNQIGTLTETFEAIEMAKRAGYTAVISHRSGETEDATIADIAVATNAGQIKTGAPSRTDRVAKYNQLLRIEDELAGMGEYAGKTAFYNLNK
- a CDS encoding sugar-binding transcriptional regulator produces the protein MRNLIQLQKRLLPDMLEVMQRRYAMLRTIDLLEPIGRRGLAENTNVTERTVRGEIELLQSQDLIQITAKGMFITKEGKLILEQLGAFMSEIMDLRALENKLKDALSIRNVIVVPGNSDEHEWVKQEMGKACVASLKTMIGEQPTIAVTGGTTMAAIAAMMTPFEQSNNTLFVPARGGIGEKVENQANTIAAEMARKAHGDYRLLYVPDPLSESAYQMIIQEPSVNETLSQIKTATVVMHGIGDALTMAYRRKTPEDIVEKLREHQAVSEAFGYYFDKKGNVVHKVRTVGIQLEDLKQIPYVITIAGGRSKAQAIASYFKRAKTELLITDEAAAEEILRGASSL
- a CDS encoding glutaredoxin family protein: MITVYFYTKTACPLCDEAKWMLEMFQDEYGLQVEERDIYTNDQWLEQYQLIIPCIQVNGEILDASQLSWESLKKFLEQYARK